The Rhizobium leguminosarum genome includes a region encoding these proteins:
- a CDS encoding ABC transporter permease, producing the protein MTISGNRLSKAVAFLFQRVKASALLQDNRLLASGNEAPVAPRAARMVLPRGRMPHASVILLATLVAIFSLVPLGFIGWVTYDVGWETVKALVFRPRVGELLVNTVLLESITIPLSIALAVTLAWLTERTDIPFARLWAWLAIAPLAVPAFVHSYAWVSLVPGMRGLQSGVFISVIAYYPFLYLPVVAALRRLDPAIEDAAASLGLNPWRVFFRAVLPQLRLAICGGSLLIALHLLSEYGLFVMIRFDTFATAIVDQFQSSYNSPASNMLGGVLVACCLFLLGFEVLVRGNERYARVGSGSPRPADRRRLGWFVVPAMLLPVMLTALTLGVPLVTLGRWLYLGGPDIWRIEVGTAFLQTIVLAVVGGVLATIAAAPMAWLSVRAPGRFQRVLEACHYYVGSLPGVVVALALVTITVRLVLPLYQTFATLLVAYVMLFLPRAMVGLRASIAQAPVELERAAMGLGRTPGQAVRQITMRLAAPGAAASVALAALGITNELTATLMLSPNGVDTLATKFWSLTSEIDYVSAAPYAFMMVVLSLPLTLMLYTQSKRTAGQ; encoded by the coding sequence ATGACGATATCCGGCAACCGCCTTTCAAAGGCGGTTGCCTTCCTTTTTCAGCGTGTAAAGGCATCGGCCTTGCTGCAGGACAACAGATTGCTCGCATCCGGCAACGAGGCGCCGGTCGCGCCAAGAGCCGCGCGAATGGTTTTGCCGCGCGGACGCATGCCGCACGCTTCCGTGATCCTGCTTGCAACCCTCGTCGCGATCTTCAGTCTCGTGCCGCTCGGCTTCATCGGCTGGGTCACCTACGATGTCGGCTGGGAAACAGTGAAGGCCCTGGTCTTCCGGCCACGCGTCGGCGAACTTCTCGTCAATACGGTTCTCCTGGAATCGATCACCATCCCCCTGTCGATCGCGCTTGCCGTGACGCTTGCCTGGCTGACGGAACGGACGGACATTCCTTTCGCGCGGCTCTGGGCCTGGCTTGCGATCGCCCCGCTCGCCGTGCCCGCCTTCGTCCACAGCTATGCCTGGGTCAGCCTCGTTCCCGGCATGCGCGGCCTGCAGAGCGGCGTCTTCATCTCGGTCATCGCCTATTATCCGTTCCTCTACCTGCCGGTCGTCGCAGCATTGCGCCGTCTCGATCCGGCCATCGAGGATGCCGCGGCCTCGCTTGGCCTCAATCCCTGGCGGGTCTTCTTCCGCGCCGTGCTGCCGCAGCTGAGACTTGCCATCTGCGGCGGCTCGCTGCTGATCGCGCTGCATCTGCTTTCGGAATACGGCCTGTTCGTCATGATCCGGTTCGACACGTTCGCGACGGCGATCGTCGATCAGTTTCAGTCCTCCTACAACAGCCCGGCCTCCAACATGCTCGGCGGCGTGCTCGTCGCCTGCTGTCTTTTTCTGCTCGGCTTCGAGGTGCTGGTGCGCGGCAATGAACGTTATGCCCGCGTCGGCTCCGGCTCGCCGCGTCCGGCGGACCGCCGTCGGCTCGGCTGGTTCGTGGTGCCGGCCATGTTGCTGCCCGTCATGCTGACGGCGCTGACGCTCGGCGTGCCGCTGGTGACGCTTGGCCGCTGGCTCTATCTCGGCGGCCCCGATATCTGGCGCATCGAAGTCGGCACCGCCTTCCTGCAGACCATCGTGCTTGCCGTTGTCGGCGGCGTGCTGGCGACGATTGCCGCAGCACCGATGGCCTGGCTTTCCGTGCGTGCGCCGGGCCGCTTCCAGCGCGTGCTCGAAGCCTGCCATTATTATGTCGGCTCGCTGCCGGGCGTCGTCGTGGCGCTGGCGCTGGTGACGATCACCGTGCGTCTCGTACTGCCGCTCTATCAGACCTTCGCAACGCTGCTCGTCGCCTATGTGATGCTTTTCCTGCCGCGCGCCATGGTCGGGCTGCGCGCCAGCATCGCTCAGGCCCCGGTGGAGCTGGAGCGCGCCGCGATGGGCCTCGGCCGCACCCCGGGCCAGGCGGTGCGGCAGATCACCATGCGGCTTGCCGCACCGGGAGCGGCCGCCAGCGTCGCGCTGGCCGCACTCGGCATCACCAATGAACTTACGGCGACACTGATGCTGTCGCCCAATGGCGTCGATACACTGGCGACGAAGTTCTGGTCGCTGACCAGCGAGATCGACTATGTCTCCGCCGCCCCCTACGCCTTCATGATGGTCGTGCTGTCGCTGCCGCTCACCCTGATGCTCTATACCCAATCGAAACGGACCGCCGGCCAATGA
- a CDS encoding iron ABC transporter substrate-binding protein — translation MNIALNRFSGALALAASLLAATALAGSAHAQDEGLVVYNAQHESLGREWIAAFTKETGIKVTMRQGSDMQFANQIIQEGDASPADIFLTENSPAMTLVDGAGLFAPIEKETLDQVPDQYRPADGMWTGIAARTTVFAYDKTKLIEDKLPKSMLDLADPAWKGRWGAAPAGADFQAIVAALLQLKGEQSTADWLKALKENATPYKGNSVAMKAVNAGEVEGAIIYHYYWFGDQAKTGENSKNVGLHYFRNQDPGAFVSVSGGGILKSTQHMKEAQAFLKFLTSKPGQAVLKDGDSYEYAIGKDAPSNDKLTPLADLNAPKVEASTLDSKKVVELMTAAGLI, via the coding sequence ATGAACATTGCTCTTAACCGTTTTTCTGGCGCACTCGCGCTTGCCGCTTCGCTTCTCGCCGCCACCGCGCTCGCAGGCAGCGCCCATGCGCAGGACGAAGGTCTCGTTGTTTACAATGCCCAGCACGAAAGCCTGGGCCGCGAATGGATCGCTGCTTTCACCAAGGAGACCGGCATCAAGGTCACCATGCGTCAGGGCAGCGACATGCAATTCGCCAACCAGATCATCCAGGAAGGCGACGCCTCTCCCGCGGATATCTTCCTGACCGAGAATTCGCCGGCAATGACGCTGGTCGATGGCGCGGGCCTCTTCGCCCCCATCGAAAAGGAAACGCTGGATCAGGTTCCGGATCAGTATCGACCGGCTGACGGCATGTGGACGGGCATTGCCGCCCGCACCACCGTTTTCGCCTATGACAAGACGAAGCTCATCGAAGACAAGCTGCCGAAGTCGATGCTCGACCTTGCAGATCCGGCCTGGAAGGGCCGCTGGGGTGCAGCACCTGCCGGCGCCGATTTCCAGGCCATCGTCGCCGCCCTGCTGCAGCTCAAGGGCGAGCAGTCGACGGCCGACTGGCTGAAGGCTCTCAAGGAAAACGCCACGCCCTATAAGGGCAACAGCGTCGCCATGAAGGCCGTCAATGCTGGCGAAGTCGAAGGCGCGATCATCTATCACTATTATTGGTTCGGCGATCAGGCCAAGACCGGCGAGAACAGCAAGAATGTCGGCCTGCACTACTTCAGGAACCAGGATCCGGGCGCTTTCGTCAGCGTTTCGGGCGGCGGCATCCTGAAGTCCACGCAGCACATGAAGGAAGCGCAGGCTTTCCTGAAGTTCCTCACCAGCAAGCCTGGCCAGGCAGTCCTCAAGGATGGCGATTCCTATGAATATGCCATCGGCAAGGATGCGCCTTCCAACGACAAGCTCACTCCGCTTGCCGATCTCAATGCTCCGAAGGTCGAAGCTTCGACCCTCGACAGCAAGAAGGTCGTCGAGCTGATGACGGCCGCCGGCCTGATCTAG
- a CDS encoding aldehyde dehydrogenase family protein, producing MTIAVLDLATETAKLLAELGVDAGRYHGGTLSVTSPVTGKEIGKLREHSVSETKAAIEAAHQAFLEWRAVPAPKRGELVRLLGEELRAAKTALGRLVSIEVGKITSEGLGEVQEMIDICDFAVGLSRQLYGLTIATERSEHRMMESWHPLGVIGIISAFNFPVAVWSWNAALAMVCGNSTVWKPSEKTPLTALAVQALFEKALKRFVAEGGSAPANLSTLIIGGREVGEVLVDHPKIPLVSATGSTAMGRAVGPRLSQRFARAILELGGNNAAIVCPSADLDLTLRGVAFSAMGTAGQRCTTLRRLFVHDSVYDQLVPRLQKAYGSVTIGNPLETGTLVGPLIDGQAFKNMQAALGEAKSAGGTVTGGDRVETGSTEAFYVRPALVEMPDQTGPVEHETFAPILYVMKYSDFDEVLALHNAVPQGLSSSIFTNDMREAETFVSARGSDCGIANVNLGPSGAEIGGAFGGEKETGGGRESGSDSWKAYMRRSTNTINYGRTLPLAQGVKFDVE from the coding sequence ATGACCATCGCCGTCCTCGATCTCGCCACCGAAACCGCCAAACTGCTCGCCGAACTCGGCGTCGATGCCGGCCGCTATCACGGCGGCACGCTTTCCGTCACTTCGCCGGTCACCGGCAAGGAAATCGGCAAACTCAGGGAACATTCCGTTTCCGAGACGAAGGCGGCGATCGAAGCGGCGCATCAAGCCTTCCTCGAATGGCGTGCCGTGCCGGCGCCGAAGCGCGGCGAACTGGTCCGCCTGCTCGGCGAGGAACTGCGCGCCGCAAAGACGGCGCTCGGCCGTCTGGTTTCGATCGAGGTCGGCAAGATCACCTCGGAAGGCCTGGGCGAAGTGCAGGAGATGATCGACATCTGCGATTTCGCCGTCGGTCTTTCCCGTCAGCTCTACGGCCTGACGATCGCCACCGAGCGCTCCGAGCACCGGATGATGGAAAGCTGGCATCCGCTCGGCGTGATCGGCATCATCTCCGCCTTCAACTTCCCGGTTGCCGTCTGGTCGTGGAACGCCGCACTTGCGATGGTCTGCGGCAATTCCACCGTCTGGAAGCCCTCGGAAAAGACGCCGTTGACGGCGCTTGCCGTGCAGGCGCTGTTCGAGAAGGCACTGAAGCGTTTCGTCGCCGAGGGCGGTAGCGCACCGGCCAATCTGTCGACGCTGATCATCGGCGGCCGTGAGGTCGGCGAAGTGCTGGTCGACCATCCGAAGATCCCACTCGTCTCCGCGACGGGCTCGACCGCCATGGGCCGCGCCGTCGGTCCGCGCCTGTCGCAGCGTTTTGCCCGCGCCATTCTCGAACTCGGCGGCAACAATGCGGCGATCGTCTGCCCGAGCGCCGATCTCGACCTAACGCTGCGCGGCGTCGCCTTCTCCGCCATGGGCACGGCCGGCCAGCGCTGCACGACGCTGCGCCGTCTCTTCGTGCATGACAGCGTCTACGACCAGCTGGTGCCGCGCCTGCAGAAGGCCTACGGCTCCGTCACCATCGGCAACCCGCTCGAGACCGGCACGCTTGTAGGGCCGTTGATCGACGGTCAGGCTTTTAAGAACATGCAGGCAGCGCTCGGCGAGGCGAAATCGGCCGGCGGCACGGTGACCGGCGGCGACCGCGTCGAAACCGGTTCGACCGAGGCCTTCTACGTTCGCCCGGCGCTTGTCGAAATGCCCGATCAGACCGGCCCGGTCGAGCACGAGACCTTCGCGCCGATCCTCTATGTGATGAAGTATAGCGATTTCGACGAGGTGCTGGCACTGCACAATGCCGTGCCGCAGGGGCTGTCGTCGTCGATCTTCACCAACGACATGCGCGAGGCCGAAACCTTCGTCTCCGCTCGCGGTTCGGATTGCGGCATCGCCAACGTCAATCTCGGGCCGTCGGGCGCCGAGATCGGCGGCGCCTTCGGTGGCGAGAAGGAAACCGGCGGCGGCCGCGAATCCGGCTCGGATTCCTGGAAGGCCTATATGCGCCGCTCCACCAACACCATCAATTACGGCAGGACGCTGCCGCTTGCGCAGGGCGTCAAGTTCGACGTCGAATAA
- a CDS encoding NAD(P)/FAD-dependent oxidoreductase, whose protein sequence is MLNDPRSHGLWEKTAPEAPTTSPLEGAVSADVVIVGGGYTGLSSALHLAEAGSKVVLLEAKEIGFGGAGRNVGLINAGMWVMPNDLPDVLGPVHGERLLDLLGNAPKLVMELIDKHQIACELERNGTLHCAVGADGLKEIENRAAQWSARGAAVTLLDAAETAKRIGSDAYTGSLLDNRAGTLQPLAYARGLAHAAVRAGVAIHTSSPVIATERNGSRWTVKTSRGEVSAEWIIVATDAYSTGPWEQVRSEQVHLPYFNFATVPLGHNLRQSILPGREGAWDTKEILSSFRMDQAGRLVFGSVGALRNTGLAVHKGWAKRALKRLFPVIGDVEFQCEWYGQIGMTDNALPRFHKFAPGVVGFSGYNGRGIAPGTVFGRTLAEHILGRLPEADLPLPLTSPTEPSFRALKEIWYEAGAQVAHFADARF, encoded by the coding sequence ATGCTGAATGATCCGCGCTCCCACGGCCTCTGGGAAAAGACCGCGCCCGAAGCGCCGACGACCTCGCCTCTCGAAGGCGCGGTATCGGCCGATGTCGTCATCGTCGGCGGCGGTTACACCGGGCTCTCTTCCGCCCTGCATCTTGCCGAAGCCGGGTCGAAGGTGGTGCTGCTGGAGGCCAAAGAGATTGGTTTCGGCGGCGCCGGGCGCAATGTCGGGCTGATCAATGCCGGTATGTGGGTGATGCCGAACGATCTGCCCGACGTGCTCGGCCCGGTGCATGGCGAACGTCTGCTCGATCTGCTCGGCAATGCGCCGAAGCTGGTCATGGAGCTGATCGACAAACATCAGATTGCCTGCGAACTCGAACGGAACGGCACGCTGCATTGCGCGGTCGGCGCGGACGGGCTGAAGGAAATCGAAAATCGCGCGGCGCAATGGTCCGCCCGCGGCGCAGCCGTGACGCTGCTCGATGCGGCGGAAACGGCAAAACGTATCGGCAGCGATGCCTATACCGGTTCTCTGCTCGACAACCGCGCCGGCACCCTGCAGCCGCTTGCCTATGCGCGCGGCCTTGCCCATGCCGCCGTCAGGGCTGGCGTCGCCATTCACACATCCAGCCCGGTCATCGCGACGGAGCGTAACGGCAGCCGCTGGACCGTGAAGACATCAAGAGGCGAGGTCAGCGCCGAGTGGATCATCGTCGCGACGGATGCCTACAGCACCGGTCCGTGGGAGCAGGTGCGCAGCGAACAGGTGCATCTGCCCTATTTCAATTTCGCCACCGTGCCGCTCGGCCACAATCTGCGCCAGTCGATCCTGCCCGGGCGGGAAGGCGCATGGGATACCAAGGAAATCCTCTCCTCCTTCCGCATGGACCAGGCCGGCCGCCTCGTTTTCGGCAGTGTCGGGGCGTTGCGCAATACCGGACTGGCCGTACACAAGGGTTGGGCCAAACGCGCGTTGAAGCGGCTCTTCCCAGTTATCGGCGACGTCGAATTCCAGTGTGAATGGTATGGCCAGATCGGCATGACCGACAATGCGCTGCCGCGCTTCCACAAATTCGCGCCTGGTGTCGTCGGCTTTTCGGGCTACAATGGCCGCGGCATTGCCCCCGGTACGGTCTTCGGCCGTACGCTGGCGGAGCATATCCTCGGCCGGCTTCCGGAAGCCGATCTGCCGCTGCCGCTGACTTCGCCCACCGAGCCAAGCTTCCGTGCACTCAAGGAAATATGGTACGAAGCCGGCGCTCAGGTCGCCCATTTCGCCGATGCCCGCTTCTAA
- a CDS encoding VOC family protein, protein MSRSFPMPQAFVSPDRIRSLFTEAMSQMYRAEVPQYGTLIELVADVNAGCLEKDPDLRDRLARAGELERIDVERHGAIRLGTADELFTIRRLFAVMGMQPVGYYDLSVAGVPVHSTSFRPIAEAALNVNPFRVFTSLLRLDLIEDEGLRGEAEAILAKRRIYTPRAVALVERHEQNGGLTEAEATEFVAEALETFRWHGEATVSAETYKRLHDAHRLIADVVSFKGPHINHLTPRTLDIDAVQARMPERGITPKAVIEGPPRRHCDILLRQTSFKALEETIAFSGDDGAIQGTHTARFGEIEQRGVALTAKGRVLYDQLLASVRGEVQVGAGGAKAGAYDHELAARFKALPDSWDELRRADLAFFRYSATPAGIAAAAGSTLPGDPEALIAKGYLAFTPIVYEDFLPVSAAGIFQSNLGTDQQQNYATRSNRDAFETALGATVQDELALYAERQAASLDSALEALGLAGLPLKTVA, encoded by the coding sequence ATGAGCCGGAGTTTCCCAATGCCGCAAGCCTTCGTTTCCCCGGACCGCATCCGATCGTTGTTTACCGAGGCGATGTCGCAGATGTACCGGGCGGAGGTGCCGCAATACGGCACGCTGATCGAACTGGTGGCGGATGTGAATGCCGGCTGCCTCGAAAAGGATCCTGACCTGCGCGATCGCCTGGCCCGCGCCGGCGAGCTGGAGCGCATCGATGTCGAGCGTCACGGCGCCATCCGGCTCGGTACGGCCGACGAACTCTTCACCATTCGGCGGCTGTTTGCGGTCATGGGCATGCAGCCGGTCGGCTATTACGATCTTTCGGTCGCCGGCGTGCCGGTTCATTCCACCAGCTTTCGGCCGATCGCCGAGGCAGCGCTCAACGTCAATCCATTCCGTGTCTTCACCTCGCTGCTGCGACTGGACCTGATCGAGGACGAGGGGTTGCGCGGCGAGGCCGAAGCCATTCTGGCGAAACGGCGGATCTACACGCCGCGCGCCGTCGCGCTGGTCGAGCGCCACGAGCAGAACGGCGGCCTGACCGAGGCGGAGGCGACGGAATTCGTCGCCGAGGCGCTGGAAACCTTCCGCTGGCATGGCGAAGCAACAGTCAGCGCCGAAACCTACAAGCGGCTGCACGATGCGCATCGGCTGATCGCCGACGTCGTCAGCTTCAAGGGGCCGCACATCAACCATCTGACGCCGCGCACGCTCGATATCGATGCGGTCCAGGCCCGCATGCCGGAACGCGGCATCACGCCGAAGGCGGTCATCGAAGGGCCGCCGCGCCGTCATTGCGATATCCTGCTACGACAGACGAGTTTCAAGGCGCTGGAGGAAACGATCGCCTTTTCCGGTGATGACGGTGCGATACAAGGGACGCATACCGCCCGCTTCGGCGAGATCGAACAGCGCGGCGTGGCGCTGACGGCGAAGGGCCGGGTGCTCTATGACCAACTGCTCGCCTCGGTTCGCGGTGAGGTGCAGGTCGGCGCCGGCGGCGCCAAGGCCGGCGCCTACGACCACGAACTCGCCGCGCGTTTCAAGGCGCTGCCGGACAGCTGGGACGAGCTGCGCAGGGCGGATCTGGCCTTCTTCCGCTATTCCGCGACGCCTGCGGGCATTGCTGCTGCGGCCGGCAGCACGCTGCCCGGCGATCCGGAGGCACTGATTGCCAAGGGTTACCTCGCCTTCACTCCGATCGTCTACGAAGACTTCCTGCCCGTCAGCGCCGCCGGCATCTTCCAGTCGAACCTCGGTACCGACCAGCAGCAGAACTACGCGACCCGCTCGAACCGCGACGCCTTCGAGACAGCACTCGGCGCCACCGTCCAGGACGAGTTGGCGCTCTACGCCGAACGCCAGGCGGCATCGCTGGATTCAGCGCTGGAAGCGCTCGGCCTTGCGGGCTTGCCGTTGAAGACCGTTGCGTGA
- a CDS encoding LysR family transcriptional regulator produces the protein MTMLTSRRFLPSISHLAAFEAVARTGSVTAAARELDLTQSAVSRQVSALEEQLGVELFLRERQTMRLTLAGDGYAREIREALRRISSASLNLRANPHGGTLNLAILPTFGTRWLAPRLGRFLAANAGVTINLVTRLSPFDFRLDSIDAAIHFGHPHWPGAELAFLMSERTVPACSPDFLKRYAIAEPEDLLAVPLLHLTTRPDAWEQWFAGNGVSFESVHGMLFDQFATAAQAAIAGLGVALLPTFLMQEEIRRGDLVAAVDREMESRERYYLASPPERADYAPLAAFRDWIVAEATANPTA, from the coding sequence ATGACCATGCTGACGTCTAGACGTTTTCTGCCATCGATCTCGCATCTCGCCGCCTTCGAGGCGGTCGCCCGCACCGGCAGCGTGACGGCAGCGGCGCGCGAACTCGATCTGACGCAGAGCGCCGTCAGCCGCCAGGTAAGCGCGCTGGAAGAGCAGCTTGGCGTCGAGCTCTTCCTGCGCGAACGCCAGACCATGCGGCTGACGCTTGCCGGCGACGGATATGCCCGTGAGATTCGCGAGGCCCTGCGACGGATATCGAGCGCTTCGCTGAACCTGCGCGCCAATCCGCACGGCGGCACGCTCAATCTCGCCATCCTGCCGACCTTCGGCACCCGCTGGCTGGCGCCGCGCCTGGGACGCTTTCTCGCTGCCAATGCCGGCGTGACCATCAATCTGGTGACCCGGCTTTCGCCTTTCGATTTCCGCCTCGATTCGATCGACGCCGCCATCCATTTCGGCCATCCGCACTGGCCAGGCGCCGAACTCGCGTTTCTGATGTCGGAGCGCACGGTGCCGGCATGCAGTCCTGATTTTCTGAAGCGATACGCGATCGCCGAGCCGGAAGATCTGCTCGCCGTTCCGCTGCTGCACCTGACGACGCGTCCCGACGCCTGGGAGCAATGGTTCGCAGGCAATGGCGTTTCCTTCGAAAGCGTGCACGGCATGCTCTTCGACCAGTTCGCTACCGCCGCGCAGGCCGCAATCGCCGGCCTCGGCGTTGCCCTGCTGCCGACATTCCTGATGCAGGAGGAGATCAGGCGCGGCGATCTCGTCGCCGCTGTCGACCGTGAAATGGAAAGTCGCGAGCGTTATTATCTCGCCTCTCCGCCCGAGCGCGCCGATTATGCGCCGCTTGCCGCCTTTCGTGACTGGATCGTCGCAGAAGCCACCGCCAATCCGACTGCGTGA
- a CDS encoding Lrp/AsnC ligand binding domain-containing protein has product MKPIFVQLQCAPGKTYDVADAIYQTELVSELYSTSGDYDLLLKVYIEEGQDIGKFINDNIANIPGIVRSLTTLTFKAF; this is encoded by the coding sequence ATGAAGCCGATCTTCGTCCAGCTCCAATGCGCACCCGGCAAGACCTATGATGTCGCCGACGCCATCTACCAGACCGAACTGGTCTCGGAGCTCTATTCGACCAGCGGCGACTACGATCTGCTGCTGAAGGTCTATATCGAGGAAGGCCAGGATATCGGCAAATTCATCAACGACAACATCGCCAATATTCCCGGCATCGTCCGTTCGCTGACGACGCTGACCTTCAAGGCCTTCTGA
- a CDS encoding glycosyltransferase family 4 protein, with protein MSIIEADRVRESPQLGTGPLIVHVVRQFLPNRGGLEDVVANLARQTVRRGYRVRVVTLDSLFTAPEDKLPLREDIDGIEVVRIPWFGTSRYPLAPQVFRHLADADLVHVHAIDFFFDVLAWGRLLHGKPMIVTTHGGFFHTRKYATIKKIWFRTLTRASAMAYRRVVCCSASDLKQFSEIVPDSLLIENGADIGKFADTASRRAKRRIVTIGRFSVNKRIDHLLDAMAALKTRDPEWQLDIVGAESDLDRADVEGAIESRHLSGRVTLHVSPDNDTIRRVIAEASIFASASEYEGFGLVALEAMSAGLLPVLNANDAFATLAARHPVLMLADFTNPETAATALETAYEHLWRQPDTVRTELLDAARGYSWDIVAGRYIDLYRSLDVVAAKSI; from the coding sequence ATGTCGATTATCGAGGCAGATAGGGTACGCGAAAGCCCGCAGTTGGGAACGGGCCCCCTGATCGTCCATGTCGTGCGCCAGTTCCTGCCCAACCGCGGCGGATTGGAAGACGTCGTCGCCAATCTCGCCCGCCAGACCGTGCGCCGCGGTTACCGCGTGCGCGTCGTCACGCTGGATTCGCTCTTCACCGCGCCTGAAGACAAGCTGCCGCTTCGCGAAGATATCGACGGCATCGAGGTGGTTCGCATTCCCTGGTTCGGCACCAGCCGCTATCCTCTGGCACCGCAGGTTTTCCGCCATCTCGCCGATGCCGATCTCGTGCATGTCCATGCCATCGACTTCTTCTTCGACGTGCTCGCCTGGGGCCGGCTGCTGCACGGCAAGCCGATGATCGTCACCACCCATGGCGGCTTCTTCCACACGCGGAAATACGCGACGATTAAGAAGATCTGGTTCCGGACATTGACCCGTGCTTCGGCGATGGCCTACCGCCGCGTCGTCTGCTGCAGCGCCTCCGACCTCAAGCAGTTTTCCGAGATCGTGCCCGACAGCCTCCTGATCGAAAACGGCGCCGATATCGGCAAATTCGCCGACACCGCTTCGCGCCGGGCAAAGCGCCGCATCGTCACGATCGGCCGGTTCTCGGTGAACAAGCGCATCGACCATCTGCTCGATGCGATGGCCGCGCTGAAGACCCGCGACCCGGAATGGCAACTCGACATCGTCGGCGCCGAATCCGACCTGGACCGGGCGGATGTCGAAGGCGCAATCGAAAGCCGCCATCTTTCCGGCCGCGTCACCCTGCATGTGTCGCCCGACAACGACACCATCCGACGCGTCATCGCAGAAGCCTCGATTTTCGCCTCCGCCTCGGAATATGAAGGGTTTGGCCTGGTGGCGCTGGAGGCGATGAGCGCCGGTCTCCTGCCGGTGCTGAACGCCAACGATGCCTTTGCGACGCTTGCCGCCCGGCATCCCGTTCTCATGCTTGCCGATTTCACCAATCCTGAGACCGCCGCCACGGCGCTCGAAACGGCCTATGAACACCTTTGGCGCCAACCGGACACCGTTCGAACAGAGCTTCTCGACGCCGCCCGCGGCTATTCCTGGGATATCGTCGCCGGACGTTACATCGATCTCTACAGGTCGCTTGATGTCGTCGCCGCGAAAAGCATCTGA